In Ruminococcaceae bacterium BL-6, a genomic segment contains:
- a CDS encoding FAD/NAD(P)-binding oxidoreductase has translation MKNMARQFDVLIIGAGVVGCAVAREMARHRLRIGVLEKEMDVAYGSSGRNSGVLHGGFTYKTGSLKAQCCVEGNQEFGRVAKELDVPFRRSGKVVVGFNEKDMASLRRFQARGEANGVRGLEIVDRKKLRELDPSAGGEFAMYSPNSGILDPMAYTIALAENARLNGVDFFFDQRVTGIERTDGVYAVKTERDVFRTRWVVNCAGLYSGAVSAMLGIGGYVIRGFKGEYIVLDKKAGAFINMPVYPAPNEKGGFATHAVPTVDGNVLIGPDSYMTDDFEDYGVTQEHIDGLIRDGEKMFSHVKREYFIRNFSGIRAKRVDPETGEVLDFVCEARDEAPHTINLVGIESPGLTSALPLARRAVSLMAEREELEPNPDFDPARKAVRRFHGSAPAEQEKLIAEDPDYGEIICRCENVTKAEILAAIHNPLGTCTVASVKNRTRATMGRCQGGYCETRIVRMIEEEKKKKVTEILYSRKNSYLFTGKVRG, from the coding sequence ATGAAAAATATGGCACGGCAATTTGATGTGCTGATTATTGGCGCCGGTGTCGTGGGCTGCGCGGTTGCGCGGGAAATGGCAAGGCATCGGTTGAGGATCGGCGTTCTGGAGAAGGAAATGGATGTCGCCTATGGCAGCTCGGGCAGAAATTCAGGGGTGCTGCACGGTGGATTTACTTATAAAACGGGTTCTCTGAAGGCACAGTGCTGTGTGGAGGGCAATCAGGAATTTGGCCGGGTGGCGAAGGAGTTGGATGTTCCGTTCCGGCGTTCGGGGAAAGTGGTCGTCGGGTTCAACGAAAAGGATATGGCCAGCCTGAGGCGTTTTCAGGCGCGGGGAGAGGCGAACGGCGTGCGCGGGCTTGAGATCGTCGATCGGAAAAAGCTGCGGGAGCTGGACCCCAGCGCTGGGGGAGAGTTCGCCATGTACTCCCCGAATTCCGGCATTCTGGATCCGATGGCGTATACCATAGCGTTGGCGGAAAACGCCAGGCTGAACGGCGTGGATTTTTTCTTCGACCAGCGCGTGACGGGGATTGAACGCACGGATGGTGTTTATGCCGTCAAAACGGAGCGCGATGTTTTCCGGACGAGGTGGGTTGTGAACTGCGCCGGACTGTACAGCGGGGCCGTTTCAGCCATGCTGGGGATCGGCGGTTACGTCATCCGTGGATTCAAAGGCGAATACATCGTGCTGGACAAAAAGGCCGGGGCGTTTATCAACATGCCGGTCTATCCGGCGCCGAACGAAAAAGGAGGGTTCGCGACCCACGCGGTCCCCACGGTGGACGGCAATGTGCTGATCGGGCCGGACTCCTACATGACGGACGACTTTGAGGATTACGGCGTTACCCAGGAGCATATCGACGGCCTGATCAGGGATGGCGAAAAAATGTTCAGTCATGTAAAGCGCGAGTACTTTATCCGGAATTTTTCCGGTATTCGGGCCAAACGGGTCGATCCGGAAACGGGAGAGGTCCTCGACTTCGTATGCGAGGCAAGGGATGAAGCGCCGCACACCATCAATTTGGTGGGAATCGAATCCCCGGGGCTTACAAGCGCCCTCCCGCTGGCGCGGAGGGCCGTTTCGCTGATGGCGGAACGGGAGGAGCTAGAGCCGAACCCGGACTTTGACCCGGCCCGGAAGGCGGTCCGCAGGTTCCACGGGTCGGCGCCTGCCGAACAGGAAAAGCTGATCGCGGAGGACCCGGATTACGGCGAGATCATCTGCCGCTGTGAAAACGTGACGAAAGCGGAAATCCTGGCGGCGATCCATAATCCCCTGGGCACCTGTACGGTAGCGAGCGTGAAGAACAGAACGCGCGCCACCATGGGAAGGTGCCAGGGCGGCTACTGCGAAACGCGGATCGTCAGAATGATCGAAGAAGAAAAGAAGAAAAAAGTGACGGAAATTTTATATTCGCGCAAAAATTCCTATCTGTTCACAGGGAAGGTGAGAGGATAA
- a CDS encoding Pyridine nucleotide-disulfide oxidoreductase: MAVWQKDVVIVGGGPAGLAAAVELYQRGIRDVLILEREKSLGGILRQCIHDGFGLERFRQTLSGPEYAQRFIDKVEELKIPYRVDTTVIDISKDKTVRAVSPRGILECRAKAVILAMGCRERPRGALGIPGTRPSGVYTAGVAQSYINLNNKMVGREAVILGSGDIGMIMARRLTLEGAKVKAVFEIQPYPSGLPRNIEQCLNDYGIPLYLSHTVTRIRGRSRLEGVTVAQVDEKRNPIPGTERDYSCDTLILSVGLIPENELSLMAGVRLDSRTKGAVVDENCQTNVKGVFAAGNVLQVHDLVDFVSKEAERMADAAAKYLSDNSLEECGLDVKADENIAYTVPQKISGEKNFVLSLRVKRPMKNCSIRISQSGEVKKTVKMKKALPAVMIQIPVQKDDLNERENLEVSVTC, from the coding sequence ATGGCTGTTTGGCAGAAGGATGTCGTGATTGTCGGCGGCGGGCCCGCCGGCCTGGCCGCGGCGGTCGAATTGTACCAGAGGGGAATCCGGGATGTCCTGATCCTCGAACGCGAAAAGAGCCTGGGGGGAATCCTTCGGCAGTGCATCCACGACGGCTTTGGGCTGGAGCGGTTCCGGCAGACGCTGAGCGGGCCGGAATATGCTCAGCGTTTTATCGATAAGGTGGAAGAGCTGAAGATCCCGTACAGGGTCGATACGACCGTGATCGATATTTCGAAGGACAAAACCGTACGCGCGGTTTCCCCGCGGGGGATTCTGGAGTGCCGGGCCAAAGCGGTCATCCTGGCCATGGGATGCCGGGAAAGGCCCCGGGGAGCTCTCGGCATTCCCGGGACCAGGCCGTCCGGCGTTTATACGGCGGGGGTCGCCCAGTCTTATATCAATCTGAATAACAAAATGGTCGGCAGAGAAGCGGTGATCCTCGGGTCGGGCGATATCGGGATGATCATGGCCCGCCGGCTGACGCTGGAGGGGGCGAAGGTCAAGGCGGTTTTTGAGATTCAGCCTTATCCCAGCGGTCTGCCGAGGAACATTGAACAGTGTTTAAACGACTATGGGATCCCTCTTTACCTGAGCCATACCGTTACCAGGATTCGGGGAAGATCCCGGCTGGAGGGCGTGACCGTCGCGCAGGTGGATGAAAAAAGAAACCCCATTCCGGGAACGGAACGGGACTATTCCTGTGATACTCTGATTCTGTCGGTCGGGCTGATCCCCGAAAACGAGCTGTCCCTGATGGCGGGGGTTCGTCTGGACAGCCGGACGAAAGGCGCGGTGGTCGACGAGAACTGCCAGACGAATGTGAAAGGAGTTTTTGCCGCGGGAAACGTGCTGCAGGTCCACGATCTGGTCGATTTCGTTTCAAAGGAAGCGGAACGGATGGCCGATGCCGCGGCGAAGTACCTTTCGGACAACTCGCTGGAAGAGTGCGGGCTGGACGTCAAAGCAGATGAGAATATTGCCTATACGGTCCCCCAGAAGATCAGCGGGGAAAAGAATTTCGTCCTGTCTCTAAGGGTGAAAAGGCCCATGAAGAATTGCAGCATCCGGATCTCGCAAAGCGGAGAGGTTAAGAAAACAGTCAAAATGAAAAAAGCGCTGCCCGCAGTCATGATTCAGATTCCGGTTCAAAAAGATGACCTGAATGAGCGTGAAAATTTGGAGGTGTCGGTAACATGCTGA
- a CDS encoding Molybdopterin oxidoreductase: MLREYTCIICPNGCEIKVRADGKEVLSIEGALCPKGREYVTQEMTDPQRNIASSVLVKNGELPLASVRLSQRIPKDRIFDVMKEIRKVKLEAPVKAGQVAIHDVLGLGSDVIVTKNVGAI, encoded by the coding sequence ATGCTGAGAGAATATACGTGCATCATCTGCCCGAACGGCTGTGAGATCAAGGTGCGGGCGGACGGAAAAGAGGTGCTTTCCATAGAGGGCGCCCTCTGCCCGAAGGGCAGGGAATACGTCACGCAGGAGATGACCGATCCGCAGCGCAACATCGCCTCTTCCGTGCTCGTGAAAAACGGGGAACTGCCGCTCGCCAGCGTCCGCCTGAGCCAAAGAATTCCGAAGGACAGAATTTTCGATGTGATGAAGGAAATCAGGAAGGTAAAGCTCGAGGCTCCGGTAAAAGCGGGGCAGGTGGCAATTCATGATGTGCTGGGTCTGGGCAGCGACGTGATCGTCACAAAAAACGTCGGGGCGATATAG
- the gudD gene encoding glucarate dehydratase (Evidence 2a : Function from experimental evidences in other organisms; PubMedId : 9772161, 12044674; Product type e : enzyme), translated as MIPAIEKMEVFPVAGKDSMELNLSGAHAPYFTRNVVILTDSVGATGVGEVPGGTKITDALEEIKDLVIGTSIGKYKNTLLKVKARLEGKNEADVRGNQTFDQRTGIHVLTAIEAPLLDLLGKYLEVPVAALLGDGMVRKKVRFLGYLFYIGDRKKTDLAYDSEPDSGCAWYRLRHEEALTPESIVGLAKAAQEKYGFHDFKLKGGVLEGKEEMKAVRALKEAFPNARITLDPNGAWSLKEAVSLCKDMHGILTYCEDPCGAEGVYSGREILAEFRRATGLPTATNMIATDWREMSHSIVLQSVDIPLADPHFWTMEGSIRVAQLCHDFGLTWGAHSNNHFDISLAMVAQCGAAAPGDVNALDTHWIWQEGIERLTKKPFQIVDGCIDIPETPGLGIEVDRARVEKAHQLYLEKCLGARNDALAMRYLIPGWKYDVKKPCMVR; from the coding sequence ATGATACCAGCCATTGAGAAAATGGAAGTATTCCCGGTAGCGGGAAAAGATTCCATGGAGCTGAACTTAAGCGGCGCCCACGCGCCGTACTTTACCAGAAACGTCGTGATCCTGACGGACAGCGTCGGCGCGACGGGCGTAGGGGAGGTTCCCGGGGGAACGAAGATTACGGATGCGCTGGAAGAGATCAAAGATCTGGTGATCGGCACAAGTATCGGGAAATATAAAAACACGCTGCTGAAGGTAAAAGCCAGGCTGGAAGGCAAAAACGAGGCGGATGTGCGGGGAAACCAGACCTTTGACCAGAGGACCGGCATCCATGTTCTGACCGCGATCGAAGCGCCGCTGCTTGACCTTTTGGGGAAATACCTGGAAGTGCCCGTCGCCGCTCTCCTCGGGGATGGCATGGTGAGGAAAAAGGTGCGCTTCCTCGGGTATCTGTTTTATATCGGGGACAGAAAGAAAACGGATTTGGCGTATGATTCCGAGCCGGATTCGGGCTGCGCCTGGTATCGGCTCCGCCATGAGGAGGCGCTTACCCCCGAATCCATTGTCGGGCTTGCCAAAGCGGCTCAGGAAAAATACGGCTTCCATGATTTTAAGCTGAAGGGCGGCGTCCTGGAAGGAAAAGAGGAAATGAAAGCCGTTCGGGCGCTGAAAGAGGCTTTCCCGAACGCGCGGATCACGCTCGACCCCAACGGGGCCTGGAGCCTGAAGGAAGCGGTTTCGCTCTGCAAAGACATGCACGGAATCCTTACCTACTGTGAAGACCCATGCGGGGCGGAAGGCGTGTATTCCGGCCGTGAGATACTGGCGGAGTTCAGACGCGCGACGGGCCTTCCGACGGCAACCAACATGATCGCCACGGACTGGAGGGAAATGAGCCATTCCATCGTGCTGCAGTCCGTCGACATTCCGCTGGCGGATCCGCATTTCTGGACGATGGAGGGCTCCATCCGGGTGGCGCAGCTCTGCCACGATTTCGGCCTTACCTGGGGCGCGCACTCCAACAACCATTTCGATATTTCCCTCGCGATGGTTGCTCAGTGCGGTGCGGCCGCGCCGGGGGACGTCAACGCGCTCGACACCCATTGGATCTGGCAGGAAGGGATCGAGCGGCTGACAAAGAAGCCGTTTCAAATCGTGGATGGCTGCATCGATATTCCGGAAACCCCCGGCCTGGGGATTGAGGTCGACCGGGCACGGGTGGAAAAGGCCCATCAGCTTTATCTCGAAAAGTGCCTGGGTGCGCGCAACGACGCGCTGGCTATGCGGTATCTGATACCGGGGTGGAAATACGATGTGAAGAAGCCCTGCATGGTAAGATAA
- the garD gene encoding D-galactarate dehydratase (Evidence 2a : Function from experimental evidences in other organisms; PubMedId : 9772162; Product type e : enzyme), whose translation MAQKQIIKIHDRDNVAIAIHGIPAGTQVTDGLFARQDIPQGHKIALRDLPKGGEIRRYGVVLGYALDEIKKGDWINERMISLPKLPDLDDMAFGTNLVTDLPEAPVRTFEGYRNPDGGYAGTRNLLGISTTVQCVTGVLNAAVQRMRKELLPKYPNVDDIVPVNHAYGCGVAIHAPEAKVPIRALRNLVKHPNFGGEVMTVALGCEKLTVEMLLDENDSKPENVILLQEKAGFQDMMDSMMEMAEQKLKRLNERKRETLPLSDLCIGMQCGGSDSFSGVTANPSAGYAADLLVQAGATVLFSEVTEVRDGVHLLAERCVDNQVGKKLIAEMKWYDNYLAGGGVDRSENPSPGNKKGGLSNIVEKAMGSIAKSGKSPIVEVLSPAERPTKHGLIYAATPASDIVCGPCQLASGITLQVFMTGRGTPYGLAAAPVIKVSSRNDLKDVWKDLIDLSAGDIADGDATIPEIGTRLFHMVVDTASGKYKPWAEVYGLHNDLCIFNPAPIT comes from the coding sequence ATGGCGCAGAAACAAATCATAAAAATTCATGACAGGGACAACGTGGCCATCGCCATCCATGGGATTCCCGCCGGGACGCAGGTCACGGATGGGCTCTTTGCCAGGCAGGATATTCCGCAGGGTCATAAGATTGCTCTGCGTGATCTGCCGAAGGGCGGCGAGATCCGCCGGTATGGCGTGGTGCTGGGATATGCTTTGGATGAGATCAAAAAAGGGGATTGGATCAATGAGCGCATGATTTCGCTGCCGAAGCTTCCTGATCTGGATGATATGGCGTTCGGAACCAATCTGGTTACCGATTTGCCGGAAGCGCCGGTCCGGACCTTTGAAGGCTACCGGAATCCGGATGGGGGGTATGCGGGCACGCGGAACCTGCTGGGGATCAGTACGACGGTCCAATGCGTGACCGGCGTTCTGAACGCGGCCGTTCAGAGGATGAGAAAAGAGCTTCTGCCAAAGTATCCGAATGTGGATGACATCGTGCCGGTCAACCATGCCTATGGCTGCGGAGTGGCGATCCACGCGCCGGAAGCCAAGGTGCCGATCCGGGCGCTGCGCAATCTCGTGAAGCACCCGAACTTCGGCGGGGAAGTGATGACGGTCGCGTTGGGATGTGAGAAATTAACGGTGGAAATGCTGCTGGATGAAAACGATAGTAAGCCGGAGAACGTCATCCTTTTACAGGAGAAGGCCGGATTCCAGGATATGATGGACTCGATGATGGAAATGGCCGAGCAAAAGCTGAAGCGCCTCAATGAGAGAAAAAGAGAAACGCTTCCTCTGTCGGATCTGTGCATCGGCATGCAGTGCGGAGGCAGCGACTCGTTTTCCGGCGTGACGGCAAACCCCAGCGCGGGGTATGCGGCGGACCTTCTGGTTCAGGCGGGGGCGACGGTCCTGTTTTCCGAAGTGACGGAGGTACGGGACGGCGTGCATCTGCTCGCGGAGCGCTGTGTCGACAATCAGGTCGGGAAAAAGCTGATTGCCGAGATGAAGTGGTATGACAATTATCTGGCCGGCGGGGGAGTGGACCGCTCTGAGAACCCGAGCCCCGGCAATAAAAAAGGCGGGCTGTCCAATATCGTGGAGAAAGCGATGGGATCGATCGCAAAATCGGGAAAGTCCCCGATTGTGGAGGTCCTGTCCCCGGCTGAGAGGCCGACAAAGCACGGCCTGATTTACGCCGCGACTCCGGCCAGCGACATTGTCTGCGGCCCGTGCCAGCTGGCGTCGGGCATTACGCTTCAGGTTTTCATGACGGGGCGGGGCACCCCATACGGCCTGGCCGCGGCGCCGGTGATCAAGGTCAGCTCCCGGAATGATCTGAAGGATGTCTGGAAAGACCTGATCGATCTCTCGGCGGGGGATATTGCGGACGGCGACGCGACGATCCCCGAGATCGGGACGCGGCTGTTTCATATGGTTGTGGATACCGCCAGCGGAAAATACAAGCCGTGGGCTGAAGTCTACGGGCTTCACAATGATCTGTGTATCTTCAATCCGGCGCCGATTACCTGA
- a CDS encoding protein of unknown function (Evidence 5 : Unknown function), whose amino-acid sequence MAKIMMLLPKKYMLDQAEKVIRENGFAVDTVRIVETVDAVNEARKCIEEGANIIVARGMQAQLIKMHTNIPVVEISMTAQEIGLLVLESKKILKKKTPRIAVVALKNLMGDISCFDQLFGVHLKCYLMDRFDEVEQAVGNAVEDGADMILGGDHVIRSVEQYHIPTLFLRSTEDSFRGALQIASKMGYAIDVEKTAGPSSQPCWISLSTGSSRLTEPAPFWSLIM is encoded by the coding sequence ATGGCTAAAATCATGATGCTGCTGCCCAAAAAGTATATGCTGGATCAGGCTGAAAAGGTGATCCGGGAAAACGGGTTTGCCGTGGACACGGTCCGCATCGTTGAAACGGTGGATGCGGTCAACGAAGCCAGAAAGTGCATTGAAGAGGGCGCAAATATTATTGTGGCCAGAGGCATGCAGGCGCAGCTGATTAAAATGCATACCAATATTCCGGTTGTGGAAATATCCATGACGGCTCAGGAAATCGGCCTTCTGGTCCTGGAAAGCAAAAAAATACTGAAGAAGAAAACGCCGCGCATTGCGGTCGTCGCGCTGAAAAATCTGATGGGTGATATTTCCTGCTTTGATCAGCTGTTCGGCGTCCATCTGAAATGTTATCTGATGGATCGGTTCGATGAAGTGGAGCAGGCTGTGGGAAACGCCGTGGAGGACGGCGCGGATATGATACTGGGCGGCGACCATGTGATTCGGAGTGTGGAACAGTATCATATTCCAACCCTCTTCCTGAGATCCACGGAAGATTCCTTTCGGGGAGCGCTGCAGATCGCTTCCAAAATGGGCTATGCGATCGATGTTGAAAAAACAGCCGGGCCCAGTTCGCAACCGTGCTGGATATCGCTTTCAACGGGATCCTCAAGATTGACAGAACCCGCACCATTCTGGTCATTAATCATGTGA
- a CDS encoding protein of unknown function (Evidence 5 : Unknown function) — MEELLEKPESEIVGKQLEGELTDIDVDAVESVLQGERDNYSTSIRIRRAPLLLRVAPICCDRSITGAILSCSKIKNAPQLKNKNIQDMYLSGRIAQLDFGALKILEPQLRPSIEQGKKYALSRHPVLFCGEEGTKMELLAQCIHNHSARKNFPFLMVNCSDLGDRDQYGFLFGNKASGGMEEASGVFQKCNFGTVYIDEIERLDFASQYGLYKMICYQGLVPGNMNGERHYDVRVLAGTHENLDFLMKKGYFRKDLYYSINALTLSIPPLRKRKKDIEKIVKRCLKQFMEQYSTHLTLTDGAMRAIQEYRWDGNVIQLENFCERLFLTTFKKEIDEAMVTNLLAELYPEVEVSNGEKRIIVYRYPEAADIEKLLKECHGNHKAAAKELNISTTTLWRKMKKYGITGNYRRAAPDAEPEKGL, encoded by the coding sequence ATGGAGGAACTGCTGGAAAAGCCGGAGTCGGAAATCGTCGGAAAACAGCTGGAAGGCGAGCTGACCGACATCGATGTGGATGCGGTCGAAAGCGTTCTGCAGGGGGAAAGGGACAACTATTCCACGTCGATCCGGATTCGGAGGGCGCCATTGCTGCTTCGCGTTGCACCGATCTGCTGCGACAGGTCGATTACCGGCGCCATCCTCTCCTGCAGTAAAATCAAAAACGCCCCGCAGCTCAAAAATAAAAATATACAGGATATGTATCTTTCGGGGAGAATCGCGCAGCTCGATTTCGGCGCTTTAAAGATTCTCGAGCCCCAATTGCGGCCAAGCATCGAGCAGGGAAAAAAATATGCGCTGTCAAGACATCCGGTCCTTTTCTGCGGGGAGGAGGGAACGAAAATGGAGCTTCTCGCACAGTGCATACACAATCACAGCGCGCGGAAAAACTTCCCGTTTCTGATGGTGAATTGCAGCGATCTGGGCGACCGTGACCAATACGGTTTCCTTTTCGGGAATAAGGCGAGCGGCGGGATGGAAGAGGCGAGCGGCGTATTTCAGAAATGCAATTTTGGCACGGTTTATATCGATGAAATCGAGCGCCTGGATTTTGCCAGCCAGTACGGTCTGTATAAGATGATCTGCTATCAGGGGCTGGTGCCGGGAAACATGAACGGGGAAAGACATTATGATGTCCGCGTGCTCGCCGGAACCCATGAGAATTTGGACTTTCTGATGAAGAAGGGATATTTCCGCAAAGACCTGTATTACAGCATCAATGCGCTTACGCTGAGCATACCGCCGCTTCGGAAAAGGAAAAAGGATATTGAGAAAATAGTGAAGCGGTGCCTGAAACAGTTTATGGAGCAGTATTCCACTCACCTTACCTTGACGGATGGGGCGATGAGGGCGATCCAGGAATATAGATGGGATGGAAACGTGATCCAGCTGGAAAATTTTTGTGAAAGGCTTTTTCTTACCACCTTTAAAAAAGAGATCGACGAAGCAATGGTGACAAATCTGCTGGCGGAGCTCTATCCCGAGGTGGAAGTGTCCAACGGAGAAAAGCGCATCATTGTATATCGATATCCCGAGGCGGCCGATATTGAAAAGCTTTTGAAAGAATGCCACGGGAATCACAAGGCCGCTGCGAAGGAGCTGAATATCAGCACCACCACATTATGGAGAAAAATGAAAAAGTATGGGATCACCGGGAACTACCGGCGCGCAGCACCCGATGCGGAACCGGAGAAGGGGCTGTAA
- the recQ gene encoding putative ATP-dependent DNA helicase RecQ (Evidence 3 : Putative function from multiple computational evidences) — MTKYEILKSYFGHEEFRPGQEQVIDSILQGRDVLCVMPTGAGKSVCYQVPALMQSGITLVVSPLISLMKDQVNALTQSGIRAAYINSSLTQSQYRKVLDLAAGGAYKIIYVAPERLVVNHFPDVFSQVPVSMVAVDEAHCVSQWGQDFRPSYLKIVEFIDKLPYRPVVGAFTATATQKVKADIANILRLREPFAITTGFDRPNLYFGVIAPENKPNQLLKLLSERRDKSGIIYCATRKAVEEVCELLNQHGFEATRYHAGLSDRERRQNQDDFVFDRTSVMVATNAFGMGIDKSNVSFVIHYNMPKNVESYYQEAGRAGRDGSPADCILLYSAKDVFTNQFLIDHSESNPELDREAQEQIRAKDRERLKYMTFYCTTAECLRAFILNYFGEKTQSFCGNCSNCEAGFDTADVTVEAQKILSCIARTGQRYGINLIVHTLRGNQDRRLIGLGLDRQSTYGIMSDVPVKRIRRIMDTLILHQYVLLTNSEYPVLKLNAKANDILRHGAKLEMKVPRAIQKAKREKQEKEVHPVDPGLYEELKKLRFQLAAEAHVPAFVIFSDAALRDMCEKLPQTQEEFLAVSGVGQAKLKRYGDPFLKVIAPYAGSGEKPDDPAQPEKAVSAADHQQGPFPQETTETGRPWSAQEEEWLAREVKNGLRITQIAGIHGRTVGSVQSRIRRLNLMGGNG; from the coding sequence ATGACCAAATACGAAATCTTAAAATCTTATTTTGGCCATGAAGAATTTCGGCCCGGACAGGAGCAGGTCATAGACAGCATCCTTCAGGGCAGGGATGTGCTGTGCGTCATGCCGACCGGCGCCGGGAAGTCGGTCTGCTATCAGGTGCCGGCGCTGATGCAGTCCGGGATCACGCTGGTCGTCTCCCCTTTGATTTCCCTCATGAAGGATCAGGTGAACGCCCTGACCCAGTCCGGGATCCGGGCGGCCTATATCAACAGCTCCCTGACGCAGAGCCAGTACCGTAAAGTGCTGGACCTTGCCGCCGGCGGAGCCTATAAAATCATCTATGTGGCGCCGGAACGGCTGGTTGTCAATCATTTTCCGGACGTGTTTTCCCAGGTTCCCGTTTCGATGGTTGCCGTTGACGAGGCGCATTGCGTCTCGCAATGGGGGCAGGATTTCCGGCCGAGCTATCTGAAGATCGTCGAATTCATCGATAAGCTGCCATACCGGCCGGTCGTCGGCGCTTTTACCGCGACGGCAACGCAGAAGGTAAAGGCCGATATCGCAAATATTCTTCGGCTGCGCGAGCCCTTTGCCATCACAACCGGTTTCGACCGTCCGAACCTGTATTTCGGCGTGATTGCCCCGGAAAATAAACCGAATCAACTGCTGAAGCTGTTATCGGAACGCAGGGACAAGAGCGGCATCATCTATTGTGCGACCAGGAAAGCGGTGGAGGAGGTCTGCGAGTTACTGAATCAGCACGGCTTTGAGGCGACCAGGTACCACGCGGGTTTATCCGACCGGGAACGCCGTCAGAACCAGGACGATTTCGTATTTGACCGGACTTCGGTCATGGTGGCGACGAATGCGTTCGGCATGGGGATCGACAAATCCAACGTGTCGTTTGTGATCCATTACAACATGCCCAAGAACGTGGAAAGCTATTATCAGGAAGCGGGCCGCGCCGGCCGCGACGGAAGCCCGGCCGACTGTATCCTGCTTTACAGCGCGAAAGACGTGTTTACGAATCAGTTTCTGATCGATCATTCCGAATCGAACCCGGAGCTCGACCGGGAAGCACAGGAGCAGATTCGGGCAAAAGACCGCGAGCGGTTGAAATATATGACCTTCTATTGCACGACAGCGGAATGCCTGCGCGCTTTTATCCTGAATTATTTCGGCGAAAAAACACAGAGCTTCTGCGGAAACTGTTCCAACTGTGAAGCCGGTTTTGACACGGCCGACGTTACCGTGGAAGCGCAGAAAATCCTCTCCTGCATCGCCAGGACCGGCCAGCGGTACGGGATCAATCTGATCGTCCACACTCTGCGCGGGAATCAGGACAGGCGGCTGATCGGCCTTGGGCTGGATCGGCAGTCCACCTATGGGATCATGTCGGATGTGCCGGTGAAGAGGATCCGCCGGATCATGGACACCCTGATCCTTCATCAGTATGTGCTGCTGACCAATTCGGAATATCCCGTTCTGAAGCTCAATGCGAAAGCAAACGACATCCTTCGGCACGGGGCCAAATTGGAAATGAAGGTTCCGCGCGCGATTCAAAAAGCAAAAAGGGAAAAGCAGGAGAAGGAAGTACATCCCGTAGACCCCGGACTTTACGAGGAGCTCAAAAAATTGCGGTTTCAGCTGGCAGCCGAAGCGCATGTGCCCGCTTTTGTCATCTTTTCCGATGCGGCTTTGCGGGATATGTGCGAAAAGCTGCCGCAGACGCAGGAAGAATTTCTGGCGGTGTCGGGTGTGGGACAGGCCAAGCTGAAACGGTACGGCGATCCGTTCCTGAAGGTGATTGCGCCGTATGCCGGTTCCGGGGAAAAGCCCGATGATCCGGCGCAGCCCGAAAAGGCTGTCTCTGCCGCTGATCATCAGCAGGGTCCGTTTCCTCAGGAAACGACGGAAACGGGCCGGCCCTGGTCGGCCCAGGAAGAGGAATGGCTGGCGAGAGAAGTGAAAAACGGCCTGCGGATCACCCAAATCGCGGGGATCCACGGGCGCACCGTCGGGTCGGTTCAGAGCCGGATCAGGAGATTGAATTTGATGGGAGGAAACGGCTGA